In Symmachiella dynata, the following are encoded in one genomic region:
- a CDS encoding potassium channel family protein gives MRRILIIILLLLVLTTVGIIGFRLIEGWDWIDCVYYTVVTVTTVGYEIHPLSDEGKLFVTFYLVTCLGIFTYSAFQLGQWVVSAEMRSFWELRRMQKKIDQLDGHFIVCGMGRMGHTICENLEEQGQAFVVIDTNDERVVSLCHSKDWPYVVGDATDDGILQLAAIDRAKSLATVLPTDADNIYVCLTARLMAPELQIVVRASDDKAAAKMRQAGANRVVSPYRQGALKMARFMVSPNVEDFLEIAGKRGQELELVDIQVADDSPYVGKQLTETNLRAMGVMIIGIRRNNGERLMPPPGAARIESGDCLFAFGSSSAINQMIGNMPE, from the coding sequence ATGCGACGGATCCTGATCATCATACTGTTGTTGCTCGTGCTGACGACCGTGGGGATCATCGGTTTCCGGTTGATCGAAGGCTGGGATTGGATCGATTGCGTCTACTACACGGTCGTGACCGTGACGACAGTCGGCTACGAAATCCACCCTCTTAGCGACGAGGGCAAGTTGTTCGTCACGTTCTATTTGGTCACGTGTCTGGGTATTTTCACGTACAGTGCGTTTCAGTTGGGGCAATGGGTGGTCAGCGCGGAAATGCGCTCATTTTGGGAATTGCGTCGGATGCAGAAAAAAATCGATCAACTGGACGGTCACTTCATCGTCTGCGGCATGGGCCGCATGGGGCATACGATCTGCGAAAACCTGGAGGAACAAGGCCAAGCGTTTGTGGTGATTGATACGAATGATGAACGGGTCGTGTCGCTGTGCCATTCGAAAGACTGGCCTTATGTTGTAGGCGACGCCACCGATGACGGAATTTTGCAATTGGCAGCAATCGATCGAGCCAAGTCGCTAGCGACGGTACTGCCAACCGACGCCGACAACATTTACGTCTGCCTCACTGCCCGATTGATGGCCCCGGAATTGCAAATAGTGGTTCGTGCCAGTGACGATAAGGCAGCCGCCAAAATGCGACAGGCAGGAGCCAATCGCGTCGTCAGCCCCTATCGCCAAGGCGCGCTGAAGATGGCGAGATTTATGGTCAGCCCCAACGTCGAGGACTTTCTAGAAATCGCCGGCAAACGGGGGCAGGAGTTGGAACTGGTCGATATTCAAGTCGCCGACGACAGCCCCTACGTGGGAAAACAACTGACCGAAACCAATCTGCGCGCCATGGGCGTGATGATCATCGGCATCCGCCGCAACAACGGCGAACGCCTGATGCCGCCGCCGGGAGCCGCTCGGATCGAGTCGGGCGATTGCTTGTTCGCGTTCGGCAGTTCCTCGGCGATCAATCAAATGATCGGCAACATGCCTGAATAA
- the hpnE gene encoding hydroxysqualene dehydroxylase HpnE: protein MASESTVLVVGGGLAGLAAASALGQAGYSVTLLESRPRLGGRASSFVDATTESPIDNCQHVSMGCCTNFDHFCETLRIAHLIHTQRELWFIGPQGERSRFAAAPLPAPLHLLPALLRLRHFSFGQKLKLLRGLTTLIKSPAAAQDEQSMAEWLPAHGQTAELIDHFWQVVLVSALSESLDRIGIASARKVFADGFVGNRSGWEVRIPAVPLDRLYGDELTEWFTRLGVTVRLKTGVAAIELQGERAVGVRLRDETLIEADRIVLAVPQDRVTPLFPAAIGGRAEFQAATALETAPISSVHLWFDRAVLDLPHAVLVGRLSQWVFYRGEVPIPGEEGDDASWHYYQVVISASHELSGRPQAEVIDQIAKELSSLTPQAEGATLQHGRLVTEHKAVLSMVPGVDKLRPRPATSIEGLYLAGDWTATGWPSTMEGAVRSGYLAAEQILADSGKPMRLVRDELPVSLLSKFLFNL from the coding sequence ATGGCATCTGAATCAACGGTGTTAGTCGTGGGCGGCGGGTTGGCCGGGTTAGCGGCGGCCTCTGCCTTGGGGCAAGCGGGATACTCCGTCACGCTGCTGGAATCCCGACCACGGCTGGGCGGGCGGGCAAGTTCGTTTGTGGACGCAACCACTGAAAGCCCGATCGACAATTGCCAACATGTCTCGATGGGGTGTTGTACGAATTTCGATCACTTCTGCGAGACGCTGCGCATCGCGCACCTGATCCACACGCAACGAGAATTATGGTTTATCGGCCCCCAAGGAGAACGCAGCCGCTTTGCCGCTGCCCCGCTGCCGGCTCCGCTGCATCTCCTACCCGCTCTACTGCGATTACGGCATTTCTCGTTCGGGCAGAAACTAAAGCTGTTGCGCGGCCTTACGACGCTCATCAAGTCGCCTGCTGCGGCACAGGATGAGCAATCGATGGCCGAATGGTTGCCGGCGCACGGACAGACGGCCGAACTCATCGATCATTTTTGGCAAGTCGTGCTCGTGAGTGCTTTGAGTGAATCGCTGGACCGCATTGGCATCGCCTCAGCCCGCAAAGTGTTTGCCGATGGATTTGTGGGTAATCGTAGCGGCTGGGAAGTCCGAATTCCCGCGGTCCCGCTCGATCGGCTATACGGCGACGAACTGACCGAGTGGTTTACACGACTCGGCGTAACAGTCCGTCTGAAGACCGGCGTGGCGGCCATTGAGTTGCAAGGAGAGCGGGCGGTGGGCGTGCGGCTGCGGGACGAGACGTTGATCGAGGCGGATCGAATTGTGCTGGCCGTTCCGCAGGATCGTGTCACGCCGCTGTTTCCGGCGGCGATTGGAGGGCGGGCTGAGTTTCAGGCGGCCACGGCTTTGGAAACCGCCCCCATTTCGAGCGTGCATTTGTGGTTCGACCGTGCCGTATTGGATTTGCCGCATGCGGTGCTCGTGGGACGGCTCAGCCAATGGGTGTTTTATCGTGGAGAAGTTCCGATTCCCGGCGAAGAAGGGGACGACGCGAGTTGGCATTATTATCAAGTGGTGATCAGTGCTTCCCACGAACTGTCGGGACGTCCGCAAGCGGAGGTGATCGATCAAATCGCCAAAGAATTATCGAGCCTGACTCCTCAGGCAGAGGGCGCCACTTTGCAGCATGGCCGGTTGGTGACGGAACACAAAGCGGTACTCTCCATGGTGCCGGGTGTCGATAAGCTGCGCCCCAGACCGGCAACGTCGATCGAGGGTTTGTACCTCGCCGGAGACTGGACGGCGACCGGATGGCCCAGCACGATGGAAGGTGCGGTGCGCAGTGGATATTTGGCGGCGGAACAGATACTGGCCGACAGCGGGAAGCCGATGCGTCTGGTTCGCGACGAACTGCCAGTGAGTTTGCTCTCCAAATTTCTCTTCAATTTGTAG
- the rpsD gene encoding 30S ribosomal protein S4: protein MGHYTGPKGRINRRLGGIIFEDAGARKAYENRDFPPGMHQRRRKVTDYGLALTEKQKIKYYYGLRDKKLRSYFDKAKHIKGNTGENLMVLCERRLDNVVRRAGFCATRPQARQGIVHGHFCVNGKKLDRPSYLVRPGDTITIRNRPNLKKLYAELAEAPRQEGTGWLSFDVSGLEAQVAALPTPDDVSLPIDLNVVVAFLSR from the coding sequence ATGGGTCACTACACTGGACCGAAGGGACGCATTAACCGCCGTCTGGGTGGAATCATCTTTGAGGACGCCGGAGCGCGCAAGGCTTATGAAAATCGGGATTTCCCGCCCGGTATGCACCAACGCCGCCGGAAAGTGACCGACTACGGACTCGCGCTGACCGAAAAGCAAAAAATTAAATACTATTATGGCCTGCGGGACAAAAAACTGCGGAGCTACTTCGACAAGGCGAAGCACATCAAAGGGAACACGGGTGAAAACCTGATGGTTCTGTGCGAACGCCGCTTGGACAATGTCGTCCGTCGTGCCGGTTTCTGTGCGACACGGCCCCAAGCTCGTCAGGGAATCGTACACGGTCACTTTTGCGTGAACGGCAAAAAGCTCGATCGTCCCTCCTATCTGGTTCGTCCCGGCGACACGATCACGATTCGCAATCGGCCGAACCTCAAAAAACTGTACGCCGAATTGGCCGAAGCGCCCCGCCAAGAGGGAACTGGTTGGCTCAGTTTTGATGTGAGCGGACTAGAAGCCCAAGTCGCGGCCCTGCCCACACCGGATGACGTGAGCTTGCCCATCGATCTCAACGTGGTTGTCGCGTTCCTCTCGCGGTAA